In Pseudofrankia saprophytica, one genomic interval encodes:
- a CDS encoding cysteine desulfurase-like protein codes for MTEPRAAPGVTTAYDVAAIRGHFPSLAAGAAHFDGPGGSQTPDVVAHAVYDTLTRPLANRGTVTLGERNAEEAVVACRAAVADLLGVEPNGVIFGRSMTQNTMDLARTIAKRWGPADEVVVTRLDHDSNVRPWVIAARAVGATVRFADFDPETGELAPDDIERVLSPSTRLVAVTAASNLIGTMPDIAAISQVVHSVGAWLHVDGVHHAAHAAVDVPALGADFYACSPYKFLGPHCGVTYGRPELLEQLSPDKLLPATDAVPERFELGTLPYELMAGTTAAVDFLAGLAPEAVAAGTGTDRRARLVASMAALQAHEDVLRERIEAGLRELPGATLWSRAARRTPTLLTTLEGHDPQSIRAFLGERGVNAPAGSFYAYEASHRLGLGDTGGLRVGLAPYNDDGDVDRLLSGLRDYFDR; via the coding sequence ATGACCGAGCCCCGCGCCGCCCCGGGCGTCACCACCGCCTACGACGTCGCCGCGATCCGCGGTCACTTCCCGTCGCTCGCCGCCGGCGCCGCCCACTTCGACGGGCCCGGGGGCTCACAGACGCCCGACGTCGTGGCGCACGCGGTCTATGACACGCTCACCCGTCCGCTGGCCAACCGCGGCACCGTGACGCTCGGCGAACGCAACGCCGAGGAGGCCGTCGTCGCCTGCCGCGCCGCCGTCGCCGACCTCCTCGGTGTCGAGCCGAACGGCGTGATCTTCGGCCGCAGCATGACGCAGAACACGATGGACCTCGCCCGCACGATCGCGAAACGGTGGGGTCCGGCCGACGAGGTGGTTGTCACCCGGCTCGACCATGACAGCAACGTCCGGCCCTGGGTGATCGCCGCGCGGGCGGTTGGAGCGACGGTCCGTTTCGCCGACTTCGACCCCGAGACCGGCGAGCTCGCGCCGGACGACATCGAGCGCGTCCTCTCCCCCTCCACGCGACTGGTCGCGGTCACCGCGGCCTCCAACCTGATCGGCACCATGCCCGACATCGCCGCGATCAGCCAGGTGGTCCACTCCGTCGGGGCCTGGCTGCACGTCGACGGCGTGCACCACGCGGCGCACGCGGCAGTCGACGTCCCGGCCCTCGGCGCGGACTTCTACGCCTGCTCCCCCTACAAGTTCCTCGGCCCCCACTGCGGCGTCACCTACGGCAGGCCCGAGCTCCTCGAGCAGCTCTCCCCCGACAAGCTGCTGCCGGCGACCGACGCGGTCCCCGAACGGTTCGAGCTCGGCACCCTCCCCTACGAGCTGATGGCCGGCACGACCGCGGCCGTCGACTTCCTCGCCGGCCTGGCGCCCGAAGCCGTCGCCGCGGGCACGGGCACGGACCGGCGGGCGAGGCTCGTCGCGTCGATGGCGGCGCTGCAGGCCCACGAGGACGTCCTGCGCGAACGGATCGAGGCGGGGCTGCGCGAGTTGCCCGGGGCCACGCTCTGGTCACGAGCGGCGCGCCGCACGCCCACCCTCCTGACGACCCTCGAGGGCCACGACCCGCAGAGCATCAGGGCCTTCCTCGGCGAGCGCGGGGTCAACGCCCCCGCCGGCTCCTTCTACGCCTACGAGGCCTCCCATCGGCTCGGCCTCGGGGACACCGGCGGCCTGCGAGTAGGCCTGGCGCCGTACAACGACGACGGCGACGTCGACCGGCTGCTCTCGGGGCTGAGGGACTACTTCGACCGTTGA
- a CDS encoding TIGR03620 family F420-dependent LLM class oxidoreductase yields MTADPEHELGHVGVWTFALDGQPANRVREAAAQIEELGYGALWYGEAFGRDTVGQAWLLLSATRRIAVASGIANIAFRDPIALATAARALGEAFPGRYLLGLGGHRVDDSIHKLDGYPLPALGKAVSTMGAYLAAMDAVPAHSPSPRPAVRRVLAALGPKMLSLAAERTWGAHPYFVPVEHTRRARELMGPEAFLGVEQAVVLDTAADRARQVATAHVAGYVSMAPHQEASMRRLGFGDDDLVDGPSRRLVDAIVAYGDVEVIRDRVRQHLDAGANHVCVQVLTADPTALPDREWRELAPALRGLIPTP; encoded by the coding sequence GTGACAGCGGACCCAGAACACGAGCTCGGCCACGTCGGCGTCTGGACGTTCGCGCTCGACGGCCAGCCCGCCAACCGTGTGCGGGAGGCCGCCGCCCAGATCGAGGAGCTGGGCTACGGCGCACTCTGGTACGGAGAGGCGTTCGGTCGCGACACGGTCGGCCAGGCGTGGCTGCTGCTGTCGGCCACCCGGCGCATCGCCGTCGCGTCCGGCATCGCGAACATCGCGTTCCGCGATCCGATCGCCCTGGCGACCGCGGCACGCGCGCTGGGCGAGGCGTTCCCAGGGCGCTACCTTCTCGGCCTTGGCGGGCACCGGGTCGACGACAGCATCCACAAGCTGGATGGCTATCCGCTGCCCGCGTTGGGGAAGGCGGTATCCACCATGGGCGCCTACCTCGCGGCCATGGACGCCGTACCGGCCCACAGCCCGTCACCGCGCCCGGCCGTGCGCCGGGTACTGGCCGCGCTCGGTCCGAAGATGCTGTCGCTGGCGGCCGAACGGACATGGGGGGCGCACCCGTACTTCGTGCCCGTCGAACACACTCGGCGGGCGCGCGAACTCATGGGCCCCGAGGCGTTTCTGGGCGTCGAGCAGGCCGTCGTCCTGGACACCGCCGCTGACCGGGCCCGTCAGGTCGCGACCGCGCACGTCGCCGGCTACGTCTCCATGGCGCCGCATCAGGAGGCGAGCATGCGGCGGCTGGGCTTCGGCGACGATGACCTCGTCGACGGGCCGAGCCGTCGGTTGGTCGACGCGATCGTCGCCTACGGCGACGTCGAGGTGATTCGTGACCGGGTACGCCAACACCTCGACGCGGGCGCGAACCACGTCTGTGTCCAGGTCCTCACCGCGGACCCGACCGCGCTGCCGGACCGCGAATGGCGCGAGCTTGCTCCGGCGCTGCGCGGTCTCATACCCACGCCATAG
- a CDS encoding TetR/AcrR family transcriptional regulator, with amino-acid sequence MGGRGPMERVQRTDARRNRERLVAAAREAFDEAGPDASLVEIARRSGVGQGTLYRHFPTRAALLSAVLADRIETLCRQAAELSATRSADDALATWLHLFLVHARVNQGLAGAFMAEGPETVPVDCHQAITRAAADLLGRAQRTGTIRPDLSPDDLVQLVVGIALATARTGDADQADRLLALALDAVRSRRLPSGTS; translated from the coding sequence ATGGGTGGACGAGGCCCTATGGAACGCGTCCAGCGCACCGATGCCCGGCGTAACCGGGAACGCCTGGTCGCGGCCGCGCGCGAGGCCTTCGACGAGGCTGGACCCGACGCGTCCCTCGTCGAGATCGCCCGCCGGTCAGGGGTCGGGCAGGGAACCCTCTACCGGCACTTTCCGACGCGGGCCGCGCTGTTGAGTGCCGTACTCGCGGACCGAATCGAGACGCTGTGCCGACAGGCGGCCGAGCTGTCTGCCACCCGCTCCGCCGACGACGCACTGGCGACCTGGCTACACCTGTTCCTCGTCCACGCCCGCGTCAACCAGGGTCTCGCCGGCGCGTTCATGGCCGAGGGACCCGAGACAGTCCCCGTCGACTGCCATCAGGCCATCACGCGCGCCGCGGCCGATCTCCTCGGCCGCGCCCAGCGGACGGGCACCATACGGCCCGATCTGAGCCCCGACGACCTCGTCCAGCTCGTCGTCGGCATCGCGCTGGCGACCGCCCGCACCGGCGACGCCGACCAGGCCGACCGCCTGCTCGCGCTGGCCCTCGACGCCGTCAGATCTCGCCGTCTTCCATCAGGTACATCCTGA
- a CDS encoding DUF1330 domain-containing protein, whose amino-acid sequence MSKATIVVEGSFREGYEAHFAEYSRTVRAYLDKNQGTVIRRQLVKRALYGSHAPDLVMVIDFPAEELAERLFFEPEYLDIIPLRDRIFADFRMYLMEDGEI is encoded by the coding sequence TTGAGCAAGGCGACGATCGTGGTGGAGGGCTCTTTCCGGGAGGGATACGAGGCGCACTTCGCGGAGTACTCGAGGACCGTGCGCGCGTATCTCGACAAGAACCAGGGGACGGTCATCCGCCGCCAGCTCGTCAAGAGGGCGCTCTACGGCTCCCATGCTCCCGACCTGGTCATGGTGATCGACTTCCCGGCGGAGGAGCTGGCTGAAAGGCTGTTCTTCGAGCCGGAATACCTGGACATCATCCCCTTGCGGGACCGGATTTTCGCGGACTTCAGGATGTACCTGATGGAAGACGGCGAGATCTGA
- a CDS encoding TetR/AcrR family transcriptional regulator, which translates to MSTSTESRRDRQRRELVAEITAVARRQLDEGGPGNVSWRGVAREVGMNPASLYTYFGSLDDLFTALITESFRSLADAVRQAFDDSAGAESVDRLLACVRAYRAWAVANPRQFNLIWTDQLPGYAAPADGPTVTAEQTVYRPFLLAVGEAEGRGDRLAEFATLPTDDQHRLLGLFGTLHGLVSLEINSHLAPSMVDGEALLVDRMTHALRHVHPPRDGSHADAAET; encoded by the coding sequence GTGAGCACCTCCACGGAGTCCCGACGCGACCGGCAGCGCCGGGAGCTCGTCGCGGAGATCACCGCCGTCGCCCGCCGTCAGCTCGACGAAGGCGGTCCAGGCAACGTGTCGTGGCGGGGTGTCGCCCGCGAGGTCGGCATGAACCCGGCCTCGCTCTACACCTACTTCGGCAGCCTCGACGACCTGTTCACCGCGTTGATCACGGAGAGCTTCCGGAGTCTCGCCGACGCTGTCCGCCAGGCGTTCGACGACAGCGCGGGCGCCGAGTCCGTCGACCGGCTCCTCGCCTGCGTCCGGGCATACCGAGCCTGGGCTGTCGCCAACCCCCGGCAGTTCAACCTGATCTGGACCGACCAGCTGCCCGGATACGCGGCCCCGGCGGACGGACCCACCGTGACCGCAGAACAGACGGTCTATCGGCCGTTCCTGCTGGCGGTCGGGGAGGCGGAGGGACGCGGCGACCGGCTGGCGGAGTTCGCCACGCTGCCCACCGACGACCAGCACCGCCTGCTGGGCCTGTTCGGCACCCTGCACGGCCTGGTGTCACTCGAGATCAACAGCCACCTCGCGCCGTCGATGGTCGACGGGGAGGCGCTCCTCGTCGACCGGATGACCCACGCCCTGCGGCACGTTCACCCGCCCCGGGACGGGTCGCACGCCGACGCGGCGGAGACATGA
- a CDS encoding NAD-dependent epimerase/dehydratase family protein → MVIGDGEEVHLLDASVVLGAGPVGRSVAAALVARGIRPRVVTRSGTTIDGTQPCQADVADPDGARGAVGRATVVFQCAQPAYHRWGKDFPAIQRSVVQACEASGAVLVAIENLYGYGPVSVPMTEDLPMRPTTRKGAVRAAMWAELLDAHRSGRVRVAAVRASDFFGAGVRDSAFGERFFAPLVSGGKAQILGSPRARHAITYVPDLAEAAVRVAEDPAAWGRAWHAPTAPAISQLALVEATARAAGVAPAFVAVKPWQLRLVGAVNPGARETVEMLYEFDRDFVVDSSAFETRFGQRPTPLDRALAETAAWYQRAET, encoded by the coding sequence ATGGTGATTGGAGATGGTGAAGAGGTGCACCTCCTCGACGCCTCCGTCGTCCTGGGCGCGGGCCCCGTCGGCCGGTCGGTCGCGGCCGCGCTCGTGGCCCGCGGGATCCGTCCGCGCGTCGTCACCAGATCGGGGACCACGATCGACGGGACCCAGCCCTGCCAGGCCGACGTGGCCGACCCCGACGGTGCTCGCGGCGCGGTCGGCCGCGCCACCGTGGTCTTCCAGTGCGCCCAACCGGCATACCACCGGTGGGGGAAGGACTTCCCGGCCATCCAGCGATCCGTCGTCCAGGCCTGCGAGGCGAGTGGCGCGGTACTCGTGGCGATCGAGAACCTCTACGGGTACGGGCCGGTGTCCGTACCCATGACCGAGGACCTTCCGATGAGACCGACCACCCGGAAGGGCGCGGTGCGCGCCGCCATGTGGGCCGAGCTGCTCGACGCTCACCGGTCCGGCCGGGTCCGCGTCGCGGCGGTTCGGGCCAGCGACTTCTTCGGCGCCGGGGTGCGCGACTCGGCGTTCGGCGAACGGTTCTTCGCCCCGCTCGTCTCCGGTGGGAAAGCCCAGATCCTTGGCTCACCGCGGGCACGGCACGCGATCACCTATGTGCCCGACCTCGCCGAGGCGGCGGTACGCGTGGCCGAGGATCCCGCGGCCTGGGGGCGAGCATGGCATGCGCCGACCGCCCCGGCGATCAGTCAGCTCGCCCTCGTCGAGGCCACCGCGCGCGCCGCAGGTGTGGCGCCCGCCTTCGTCGCGGTGAAGCCGTGGCAGTTGCGCCTCGTCGGTGCCGTCAACCCAGGCGCTCGGGAGACGGTGGAGATGCTCTACGAGTTCGACCGCGACTTCGTCGTGGACTCGTCGGCCTTCGAGACCCGCTTCGGCCAGCGGCCGACGCCGCTGGACCGCGCTCTCGCCGAGACGGCCGCGTGGTACCAGCGGGCGGAGACCTGA
- a CDS encoding diguanylate cyclase domain-containing protein yields MSRAEITGAAATECDAPNCGATVFRRIVYVWAAVAPTVMLASFILPPRAADLVVRACGMAAIAFQGGCELWSARRAKGGERRWRLLLLAGWIAVAAGLVITSVRALFSGQEPVPPLSGTEPAYLAFIPASVVALLAFPTDPLSPEDEPVRGAGQGGTHWRTVTVMDAVLLVSSLSLLGWVVILRPLMRARAPAPASLAILLAFGLGCLLLLITVLLVAAFRRPRQKKSFALLGGGLASITVLLHVSLYFVAIGRPEPLQLEAANVIGTVMIGLACITPPRSSTGSVVAASPLSLESASDGRASWHVRWTGWRAGPGIGWVRIFLPYIPLSALGVLAGLQMSTEVRVEPIEIYGIFALVLLVLIRQMLTLADNQKLLDRVQQSRRQLRHQALHDPLTGLANRVLFGDRVEAAVARRARGRLALLFCDLDDFKIVNDTLGHPAGDELLRITARRLLGCVPPSDTVARLGGDEFAVLLADDAADAEAVGKRVGAVVRAPCFLAGQPCAIHVSLGLTVAVPGSPISAEDLVQQADLAMYAAKQRGKNSLVVYDPDIFAHGRSPTAQLALCQLLRGDPAGGVIDVLYQPIVDLIHHHTVAFQASTCWHHPTFGSLTAEQMVAVASGEGLRAQLERLIIGRACHDIGHYRRQTGQNVTVCVSVSAARPPGDLLLDVEAALAASRLPAQALVLKVLDMECLDEEVARSLRTCVARGLRLALNGIARNQNTFLALDELPIQILMFDSSFAGGLTGSANRADLLRHALLTLAKDLGLTVVATGVQNREQARTLARHGCRFGQGQFFGPPAALPGQPPPHRNGETDGRAGYGNRNGNQW; encoded by the coding sequence ATGTCGCGCGCGGAGATCACTGGAGCAGCTGCGACGGAGTGCGACGCACCGAACTGCGGCGCGACCGTTTTCCGCCGAATAGTCTATGTGTGGGCGGCAGTCGCGCCCACAGTCATGCTCGCTTCCTTCATCCTTCCCCCGCGCGCCGCTGATCTGGTAGTCCGCGCCTGCGGCATGGCCGCTATTGCGTTCCAGGGTGGATGCGAGCTGTGGTCGGCACGGCGAGCGAAGGGCGGCGAGCGACGTTGGCGACTGCTCCTGCTCGCCGGATGGATCGCGGTGGCAGCCGGCCTGGTCATCACTTCCGTCAGGGCGTTGTTCTCGGGCCAGGAGCCGGTGCCACCCTTGTCGGGGACGGAGCCGGCGTATCTGGCGTTCATTCCAGCATCCGTTGTCGCGCTGCTGGCTTTTCCCACCGACCCACTCAGCCCAGAGGACGAGCCGGTGCGCGGAGCCGGTCAGGGCGGCACCCATTGGCGGACTGTCACCGTCATGGACGCGGTGCTCCTCGTCAGCTCGCTGAGCCTGCTCGGCTGGGTGGTCATCCTCCGGCCTCTGATGCGTGCGCGAGCACCCGCACCAGCCAGTCTCGCGATATTGTTGGCGTTCGGCCTCGGATGTCTCCTGCTACTGATCACCGTGCTGCTCGTGGCGGCGTTCCGGCGCCCCCGCCAGAAGAAGTCCTTCGCATTGCTCGGTGGTGGGCTGGCCTCCATCACCGTACTTCTGCACGTGTCGCTCTACTTCGTCGCGATCGGCCGACCGGAGCCCCTGCAACTCGAAGCCGCTAACGTCATTGGCACTGTGATGATCGGGCTTGCCTGCATCACGCCACCACGGTCATCGACTGGCTCTGTAGTTGCCGCTTCCCCCCTAAGCCTCGAATCCGCTTCTGACGGCAGGGCCTCGTGGCACGTCCGGTGGACTGGCTGGCGGGCCGGACCCGGCATAGGCTGGGTGAGGATATTCCTCCCGTACATTCCACTGTCCGCGCTGGGCGTGCTGGCGGGCCTTCAGATGTCAACCGAGGTGCGGGTCGAACCGATCGAAATATACGGCATCTTCGCGCTCGTTTTGCTGGTGCTGATCCGGCAGATGCTGACTTTGGCGGACAACCAGAAGCTGCTGGACAGGGTTCAGCAGAGCCGTCGCCAGCTGCGCCACCAGGCGCTCCATGACCCGCTGACCGGGCTGGCGAACCGCGTGCTGTTCGGTGACCGGGTGGAAGCCGCGGTCGCTCGGCGAGCCCGCGGCCGGCTGGCTCTGCTCTTCTGTGATCTCGATGACTTCAAGATTGTCAACGACACCTTGGGCCATCCGGCCGGGGACGAATTGCTGAGGATAACTGCTCGGCGGCTGCTTGGTTGCGTACCGCCCTCGGACACGGTCGCCCGTCTCGGTGGCGACGAGTTCGCGGTGCTTTTGGCGGACGATGCCGCGGACGCCGAGGCGGTCGGCAAGAGGGTGGGCGCGGTGGTCCGGGCACCGTGCTTTCTTGCCGGGCAGCCATGCGCCATTCACGTGAGCCTTGGCCTGACAGTCGCTGTGCCGGGATCCCCGATCAGTGCCGAGGACCTGGTCCAGCAGGCAGATCTCGCCATGTACGCGGCCAAGCAGCGGGGGAAAAACAGTCTGGTCGTCTACGATCCTGACATCTTCGCTCACGGCCGGTCGCCGACGGCGCAACTCGCGCTGTGCCAGTTGCTGCGGGGCGATCCCGCCGGCGGCGTCATCGATGTCCTCTATCAGCCGATCGTCGATCTGATCCACCATCACACGGTCGCGTTCCAGGCTTCAACGTGCTGGCACCATCCGACGTTCGGGTCGCTCACGGCAGAGCAGATGGTCGCGGTCGCGAGCGGGGAGGGGCTAAGAGCACAGCTCGAACGGTTGATCATCGGCCGCGCGTGCCATGATATCGGCCACTACCGGAGGCAGACAGGTCAGAATGTCACCGTCTGCGTCAGCGTTTCGGCGGCGAGGCCGCCTGGTGACTTACTGCTTGACGTCGAGGCGGCGCTGGCGGCCTCCCGCCTCCCCGCCCAGGCCTTGGTCCTCAAGGTTTTGGACATGGAGTGCCTCGACGAGGAGGTCGCGCGCAGCCTGCGGACATGCGTCGCCCGTGGCCTGCGCCTCGCGCTGAACGGCATCGCCAGGAACCAGAACACCTTTCTGGCGCTCGACGAGCTGCCGATCCAGATACTTATGTTCGACAGCTCCTTCGCCGGCGGCCTAACAGGCAGCGCCAACCGGGCCGACCTGCTCCGCCACGCACTGCTCACCCTCGCCAAGGACCTCGGTCTCACGGTCGTTGCCACCGGCGTCCAGAACCGAGAGCAGGCACGCACATTGGCCCGCCATGGTTGCCGCTTCGGACAAGGACAGTTCTTCGGACCGCCAGCCGCACTGCCTGGTCAGCCGCCGCCTCACCGCAATGGCGAGACCGACGGCCGGGCTGGTTACGGAAACAGGAACGGGAACCAGTGGTAA
- a CDS encoding flavodoxin family protein: MTLVPTLLVVHHTPSPTMQAMLEAVLSGARDDAIEGVDIVVRPALAATAVDVLAADAYLLGTPANIGYMSGALKHFFDTVYYPVLEATVGRPYALYVHGGSDTTGAVRSVESIATGLRWKRLRDPVTVIGTPDTAAREACWELGATIAASLMP; the protein is encoded by the coding sequence ATGACCCTGGTGCCAACGCTGCTCGTCGTTCATCACACCCCGTCCCCGACGATGCAAGCCATGCTCGAGGCGGTGCTGTCAGGCGCCCGGGACGACGCCATTGAAGGTGTGGATATCGTCGTGCGGCCGGCGCTGGCCGCGACCGCCGTCGACGTGCTCGCCGCCGACGCTTACCTGCTCGGCACTCCCGCCAACATCGGTTACATGAGCGGCGCGCTCAAGCACTTCTTCGACACCGTGTACTACCCGGTCTTGGAAGCGACGGTCGGGCGGCCGTACGCGTTGTACGTCCACGGCGGCAGCGACACGACGGGCGCGGTGCGTTCGGTTGAGTCGATCGCGACCGGTCTGCGCTGGAAGCGCCTGCGCGATCCGGTCACCGTGATTGGCACCCCGGACACCGCGGCCCGCGAGGCCTGCTGGGAACTCGGCGCCACCATCGCCGCCAGCCTGATGCCGTAG
- a CDS encoding TetR/AcrR family transcriptional regulator, whose product MTRSHAAASARRAVGDPPPAELRSRLLAALEGLLAHRRFDAVSVADIVRAAGVSKASFYFYFASKQAVLAELVRQAVRRGHEAAHPWTDPDADGLSDPMEGLRLGITDGARLWRENAGVLMAIVDSWGSDDELRVLWLDQMNTFTEATVTRIEADPAALRHLGGADIRATAAGLTWLGERLYYLAAAGVAPFDDPDVLIATLINAWTTTLYGRSATGTGQDRPAGVAARGDDSGAVK is encoded by the coding sequence ATGACGCGATCCCACGCTGCGGCATCGGCGCGGCGCGCGGTGGGCGACCCGCCGCCCGCGGAGCTGAGGTCCCGTCTGCTCGCCGCGCTGGAGGGGCTGCTCGCGCACCGCAGGTTCGACGCGGTGAGCGTCGCCGACATCGTTCGTGCCGCGGGCGTGTCGAAGGCCAGTTTCTACTTCTATTTCGCCAGCAAACAGGCAGTGCTCGCCGAGCTGGTCCGTCAGGCGGTCCGCCGGGGGCACGAGGCGGCACACCCCTGGACGGACCCCGATGCGGACGGGCTTTCGGACCCGATGGAGGGGCTACGCCTCGGCATCACCGACGGTGCCCGGCTGTGGCGGGAGAACGCCGGCGTGCTGATGGCGATCGTCGACAGCTGGGGTTCCGACGACGAGCTGCGGGTCCTGTGGCTCGATCAGATGAACACCTTCACCGAGGCCACCGTCACCCGGATCGAGGCGGATCCCGCGGCGCTCCGGCACCTCGGTGGCGCGGACATCCGCGCCACCGCCGCGGGCCTCACCTGGCTCGGTGAACGGCTGTACTACCTCGCCGCCGCCGGCGTCGCGCCGTTCGACGACCCGGACGTCCTGATCGCCACGCTGATCAACGCCTGGACCACCACGTTGTACGGAAGGAGCGCGACTGGCACCGGGCAGGACCGGCCGGCCGGTGTCGCCGCGAGGGGAGACGATAGCGGCGCCGTAAAATGA
- a CDS encoding VOC family protein: MTTIAIHLVVTDTDTDAAWYIQVLGAHEVRRLALPDGRALIVELRLGDTTLAVAEEMPEAGIRTPKSLGGTPAALHLTVPDVDVAFQRAVEAGATAFEPVHDAIWGDRTGQFLDPSGHRWALDTHLRDVPDDEIARELARVIAGSAAS, translated from the coding sequence ATGACCACCATCGCGATACATCTTGTGGTGACTGATACCGACACCGACGCGGCGTGGTACATCCAGGTGCTGGGCGCGCACGAGGTCAGGCGGCTGGCATTGCCCGACGGGCGAGCCCTCATCGTCGAGCTGCGGCTTGGCGACACCACGCTCGCGGTCGCCGAGGAGATGCCCGAGGCCGGCATCCGCACGCCGAAGAGCCTCGGGGGCACTCCCGCGGCGCTGCACCTCACCGTCCCCGACGTCGACGTGGCCTTTCAGCGCGCCGTCGAGGCGGGAGCGACGGCCTTCGAACCGGTGCACGACGCCATCTGGGGCGATCGCACCGGGCAGTTCCTCGATCCCTCCGGTCACCGCTGGGCGCTCGACACGCACCTCCGGGACGTACCCGACGACGAGATCGCGCGCGAGCTCGCCCGGGTGATCGCCGGGTCCGCCGCGTCATGA
- a CDS encoding aldo/keto reductase — translation MRYRTLGTSGLRVSDLILGAMTFGEQGGVGAPPEECRRILDLYADAGGNTIDTAINYRDGASEEILGALLTGRRESFVLGTKYTVSRDRADPNAAGNARKNLRASLEISLRRLRTDYIDIYWVHMWDRSTPIEETMRALDDAVRAGKILYIGISDTPAWVVARANTIADWRGWSQFVGLQVPYSLLNRDIERELLPMAESLGLGVTVWSPLGGGVLSGKYTPPPSTPLPGPPPSGPPPTESGADQASDLTRTRLSAESLTDRDLAVARSVRAIADELGVTPSQVAIAWTRSRSVAILPILGARRVDQLRDNLGALDVTLSPDLVDRLDDATGFSPGFPTDFIDQNSPWVFGAADTRS, via the coding sequence ATGAGGTACAGGACGCTGGGCACCAGCGGGCTTCGGGTCTCGGACCTCATCCTCGGCGCGATGACCTTCGGCGAGCAGGGCGGGGTCGGCGCCCCGCCGGAAGAGTGCCGCCGCATCCTCGACCTGTACGCCGACGCCGGCGGCAACACGATCGACACGGCGATCAACTATCGCGACGGCGCCAGCGAGGAGATCCTCGGCGCGCTGCTCACCGGCCGCCGCGAGTCCTTCGTGCTGGGCACCAAGTACACCGTTTCCCGCGACCGCGCCGACCCCAACGCGGCGGGCAACGCCCGCAAGAACCTGCGCGCGTCCCTCGAGATCAGCCTGCGGCGGTTGCGCACCGACTACATCGACATCTACTGGGTCCACATGTGGGACCGGTCCACGCCGATCGAGGAGACGATGCGCGCCCTCGATGACGCGGTACGCGCAGGCAAGATCCTCTACATCGGCATCTCCGACACCCCCGCCTGGGTCGTCGCCCGCGCCAACACCATCGCCGACTGGCGCGGCTGGAGCCAGTTCGTGGGTCTACAGGTGCCGTACAGCCTGCTCAACCGCGACATCGAGCGGGAGCTGCTGCCCATGGCGGAATCCCTCGGCCTTGGAGTGACCGTCTGGAGCCCGCTGGGCGGGGGCGTCCTGTCCGGGAAGTACACCCCACCGCCCAGCACACCACTGCCCGGCCCGCCGCCGTCCGGCCCCCCGCCGACCGAGAGCGGCGCGGACCAGGCGAGCGACCTGACCCGGACGCGGCTGAGCGCCGAGTCGCTGACCGATCGGGACCTCGCCGTCGCGAGATCCGTGCGCGCGATCGCCGACGAACTCGGCGTCACCCCATCGCAGGTCGCGATCGCCTGGACGAGAAGCCGCTCGGTGGCGATCCTTCCCATTCTGGGCGCGCGGCGGGTCGATCAACTACGCGACAATCTCGGCGCCCTCGACGTCACGCTGTCACCCGACCTCGTCGACCGGCTCGATGACGCCACCGGCTTCTCGCCAGGCTTCCCGACCGACTTCATCGACCAGAACTCCCCCTGGGTCTTCGGCGCCGCCGACACCCGCTCATGA
- a CDS encoding hemerythrin domain-containing protein: protein MTADTLVRDDLFTHIHKALRLGLFELTIQAGRTDWADPAEVAALGERWWPLLDLLRAHTEHEDRHILRILDGVDPETTEPAGEQHRDLDDLLDHLDDRFIAVIAAPDPSAGLGLYRDLTRFVASYLPHLHGEETVVMTRVWELCSDEEIALTRARFMADTTPDVMATTLRYMLPALDRPTRHALVARLAATAPPPVVAGLLQIAERVLDPVALADVRAVAAAPVSPMHG from the coding sequence ATGACTGCTGACACCCTCGTCCGCGACGACCTGTTCACCCACATTCACAAGGCCCTGCGCCTGGGACTGTTCGAGCTCACCATCCAGGCTGGCCGCACCGACTGGGCGGACCCCGCCGAGGTGGCGGCCCTCGGCGAGAGGTGGTGGCCCCTGCTCGACCTGCTGCGCGCCCACACCGAGCACGAGGACCGCCACATCCTGCGCATCCTCGACGGCGTCGACCCGGAGACCACCGAACCGGCCGGCGAGCAGCACCGCGACCTCGACGACCTGCTCGACCACCTCGACGACAGGTTCATCGCCGTGATCGCCGCCCCCGACCCTTCGGCCGGGCTCGGCCTCTACCGGGACCTGACCCGTTTCGTCGCCAGCTACCTCCCCCACCTGCACGGCGAGGAGACCGTCGTCATGACGCGGGTCTGGGAACTGTGCAGCGACGAGGAGATCGCCCTGACCCGCGCCCGCTTCATGGCCGACACCACCCCGGATGTCATGGCCACGACCCTGCGGTACATGCTCCCCGCCCTGGACCGGCCCACCCGGCACGCCCTGGTCGCCCGCCTCGCCGCCACCGCGCCCCCGCCCGTCGTCGCGGGGCTCCTCCAGATCGCCGAACGCGTCCTGGACCCCGTCGCCCTCGCCGACGTGCGCGCGGTCGCCGCGGCTCCCGTCTCACCGATGCACGGCTGA